The DNA region CCGGGTGCTGGCTTCTCGACACTCACCAATGTGGATCGGGATCCCACTCGCGGTCCGGCTCTCTGATCTGCTCGTACGACTCGAAGGTGTGGGTGTCGAAGAAGCAGGCGATGGAGAACGGCTGCTGGGGATCCGTGAGGACCCGGTGGATGAACTCGCTGGTGGAGCCGTCGAATCGCTCCCAGCCAGCGGCGACGTCATCATGCGGCTGGGCGAAAATCGGCCAGCGGTCGGGATCGGCGGAATCGGTCAGCCAGAAGAACTGGTCGGCCTGTTCCGAGTCCGCCCACCGAAGCAGGCCGCCGGCGGCAGGGAACACGGGACGCGGACTGAAGAGGTCGCCGATCCAGGCGTCAGCAGCGGCTCGTGCGCCTAGCCACTCGGCGTCCTTGATCAGATCGTGGTGCGGGCTCGGCGTGTCAGGGGTGAAGAGCTGCTGGAACCCGTCGAACTCTCCCGACGCCCCGCAGCACTGCGGCTTCCGCGGCCCCACCCTCACCCTCGACCACCAGCGCGCCCTCTACCGACGCTGGACCACCAACCCCGGCACCCACCCCCACGAAGCCCTCATCGGCCTCGCCGCCCTCCTCCACGCCGCCACCACCACCGAACTACGTCACCTGACCGACGCCGCCGTGGACACCGTTCGCCGCACGCTGCACTTCCCCGGCCGCCCGAACCCCACCCCCACCCCGCTCGATGCCGCGACCTGGCACGCACTACAGCGCTGCCTGGACCACCGCGCCCGCACCGGAACGGCCAACCCCCACATCCTCACTACCCGCCTCACCATCACCACCCGCACCCCCGCCGGCGCCGCCCACATCCGCGACAGCCTCACCCCCGCCAGCCTGCTCCCACAGATCTTGCGCTCCACCCGCCTACTGACCCTCGCCGCCCAACTCGACATCGAACTGCTGACCGCCGCCCTCGGCATGTCCTACTCCGGCGTCACCCCCTACCTGAACCCCGCCCATCAGCCCTACGGTCCGTAGCTCCGCGTCAGCGCCGCCTTGCTCCGCGAACCCGTGGACGCCGCCGCCGCTGCGCACCGCGACCGTGCGGGGCACCCCCCAGACACCCCCGGCGGGCCGTCAGGCCACGCCCGTCCCCCACGGCCGACTGGGCCCTGTCCGGTGACGTCGAGCACGGCCTGGTTGACCTCGTGGGCTTCGGCTCGGGGATCTTCTCGGGGTCCACCCGCGGCTGCGCCGGTTCGTCCAGGCGCTCCCGGTGGGTGGACGGTCGCAGGGGCTCGTGTTCGCCACCAGCGGCCTCCCCGAGCCGGGGCTGCGGCCCGTCACCCGCCCCTGGGAAGGGCTTCGAGGTGCGCGACATCTTTTCGTGCCGCGGCTTCGACACCTGGCTCCCCTTCAACCTCGTCGGCGGTATCAACAAGACCCGCCCCGACATCGGCGGCCTCGCCGCCGCGCACGCCTTCGCCGAAGCCTGCCGGTCGGTGAGCCCGGACGCGACAGGTGGTTGCGACAGCCGCCGGGAGCGGTTTGTGCTGCGCCCGGAAGGGCGTGTGTGTCTTCCGGGTTGCTTGGGATCGGATGGTTGCCTATTGCGGGAGGGACAGGGGGAGGAAGGTGCGGGGCGGGGCGGGATCGGTGCCTGGCACTACGACGATCCCGGAGAAGAGGCGGTCCACCAGGTCGCGGTATGCCGGGGAGAAGATGTCCTCCCCGGTCGCGTCGGCCTTGCAGAACCAGCCCGGCCCGTCCGCGCCCACGATGCGCCGGCGATGGAGCTTTCGGGCGTCGTCCTCCCGGTACGGGAGCTGGAGCCATATCTCGGGCCTCGCAGGGCCGGGCACCTCCTCGAACAGAGCGCCTCGCTCCAACAGTTCGGGATTGCGGAGCATTTCGGACCTGATCCGGTCCCAGCCGTCCTCGGTGCCGGCCGCGGTGAACGCCGACAGCCTCACCTCGATGCCACCGATGATCAGGTCGACGCAGGTGATGACCTCGCCGTGCCGGTGGGGCCGGATCTCCATCCCTTCCATCGCCGGGATCAGCAGGTGGCCCAGGTCCAGCCGGCCCAGGCAGGGCTCGGCCAGTTCCGTGACGTCCCACGGCCCGGTGGTGGTCCCGCGCTCGGCGCCCCCCTGCCCGGAGGACGAATCGCCGGGCCCGCCGGGGCGCATCGGGTACGGGAGTCCCGTCCGGTGTGCCGTGAACCGCTCGGCTGCAATGATGATGCCGATCAGCTCCGCGTCCGACAGCTTCAGGTCGTTGACGAGGCCCAGGAACAGGTAGAGCTCGTAGGTGACGATCTCGTGGTGCATGAGCTTCGCCACCGCTTCGACGTCGGCGTCGCCGGCGGCCCACAGGATGAGGGAAACCGTCTTGTCCGCCGAGTGCTTGACGTAGTTCCGGCTTGATTCAGCGGGCCATGGGCGCTTCCGCGCCATGAACTTGAGGATCTGCCAGAGCTTCACGGACGGGCCGAACCTCCGCTCGACGATCCGGCGGAATGCTTCCTCCAGCAGGTCCTGCCAGGTTTCGCCTTCCTGCGCGTCCTGCCGAAGTTCGGAGGACCAGTGCTTGTAGTCCTTGTCATCCCCCCGGGTGAAGGCGTATAGCATCCGCCCGCTAATGGTCCGTGGACCCGGTTCCGTCATCGTCCCCTACTCCGCATACTCCCCTGTCAGCTCTTGAGAGTCTTGCCTAGTGCAGGAAGCAATAAGCCTCGGTCGTTGAGCTGGGCATGGATGAGGACGGTCCGCGCCGGTGGTGTACCGGCCGCGGCTCGGTCCGCCGGCCTCGTGCTCGCTGCCGCCCTGGGCGCCGTCGGGGGCCGGCCTTCGTGTCGTGGTGCTGGGGATCGGCGCCCTGCTCCTCGCTGGAGCTGCGGGAGAGGGCGGAGCCGGGCCGGCTGGAGTGCCTTGAGGGCGTACAGGCCAGCGCAGCAAGGGACTTGGGCCCGCTGGTGCTGCCGGTCCCGACCAAGCGCGAGCTGGTGGCCGCGCTGGTCTCAACTCCAGACGATCCGTGGTGGGAGGACCGCATGCTCCACGCGAAGCTCTACCCGGCGAGGGGCCGTCGGGTGTGACCTGCTGGTGGTTGGGCCGGCGTTTTGGCCTCTTACGGTTGGTTGTCTGGACCTTTGGTTGGACCTGTTGAGAGCTCCGGCGGGGTTGGCACTGACTGGGGTTTGGTGACTGTGTGTGGTGGCGGGGTGGGTTGGGGGTTCGGTGGGGCCGGTCGGGGGCTGGTGGGGTGTGGTGGGCCGGTTTCCGGGTGTGAATTCTGCCGGGTATTCCGTTCGGCTGTTTTGGTGGATTGGCTTCTGATGGCGTTCTGAATTTCGGTCGTAATTGCGGGGCGGGGGTGGTGGCGGGGGGTTGGTGTTCGGTTTGGTGGTGCCGGGCTGGGCCTCGGTCGCCATGCTCGTGGGTGGGCGGCCACCGTCCAGGCCGCGCCCGTCCGGCTTGGTTGTCGTCGTGTTGATCTGCGGTTTCGGTCGCTTCGGTCACTGGCACTGGCTCTGACCAGCTGGAACGTCCGGTGACCGAGGGTCGGGACCGGGCCCTCGCCGGGTGGTGGGCGCAGCGCAGCGCCGCGTCGTGTGTCCCGCTCTCTCACCCGTCGCTGCCCGCCCCGCCGCCGTCCGGCTGTGGCTGTCCGGGCCGGTGCCTGTTGGCCGTTGTCGGGGCCGGCCCTTGTTCTGGCGGGTGCGTCTGCTGAG from Kitasatospora cathayae includes:
- a CDS encoding DUF3710 domain-containing protein; translated protein: MLYAFTRGDDKDYKHWSSELRQDAQEGETWQDLLEEAFRRIVERRFGPSVKLWQILKFMARKRPWPAESSRNYVKHSADKTVSLILWAAGDADVEAVAKLMHHEIVTYELYLFLGLVNDLKLSDAELIGIIIAAERFTAHRTGLPYPMRPGGPGDSSSGQGGAERGTTTGPWDVTELAEPCLGRLDLGHLLIPAMEGMEIRPHRHGEVITCVDLIIGGIEVRLSAFTAAGTEDGWDRIRSEMLRNPELLERGALFEEVPGPARPEIWLQLPYREDDARKLHRRRIVGADGPGWFCKADATGEDIFSPAYRDLVDRLFSGIVVVPGTDPAPPRTFLPLSLPQ